The Pseudarthrobacter defluvii DNA window GATCGAAGGGCTTGCTGACGCCTTGGCGTCCGGCGCAACTTCCGTCGCCGCCCAGGTGGACGGTGACAAGGAGCTGGTGCTGGGGCTCGACTTCTCGCCTGCCGAGCGTGCCGTCCTCACTGCCGGCGGGCTGCTGGCCCAGGTGCGGACAGGCGGCCGGTCGATGCTGGCGGGTGACGCCGTCGTGCAGGACGACGCGGCGGGCGTGGCGGCGCCGGGCCGCTCCGCCCGGTGAGGCGGGCCGCCGTCGAACCTGTCCGGAACCCTGCGCGCCGGCCGGGGCAGCGGGCCACGGCCATCGCTGCATTGACCACTGTGGTGGCGGTGCTGCCGGTCTTCCTGGTGGGCGGGCTGGCGGTCCAGCTCGAGCAGGACCTGGGCATGACGCCGTCCGCGCTGGGTGCCGCGGTGGCCGCGTTCTGGGCGGTGTCGGCACTGCTGTCCGCGCCGGCGGGGTTTGTGGCGGGCGGGCTGGGGCTCCGCCGCGGGGTGCCGCTCGCCGTTGGGCTGGGGTTTGTGGCGCTGGCGGGCATCGCGTTTGTCACGCCGCACTGGGCGTGGCTGATCGTCTGGTTGGGTGTCGCCGGCGCGGCGAACGCGCTGATCCATCCGCTGTCCAACGGCCTGATCGTGGACCAGGTGGCGGTGCGTAACCGCGCCTTTTCGTTTGGCCTCAAGCAGGCGGCGATTCCGACGGCGACGCTCACCGCCGGACTGTCGGTTCCGGTGTTCGCGCTCACCGTGGGGTGGGCCTGGACGTTTGCGCTGGCGGCGTTGCTGGCGGCGTTCCTGGTCCCGGTGCTCCTGCGCACCCTCCCGCGCGGCGCCCCTGTCCGCCACCGCTCGGGTAAAGCCGCCAGGGAGCCGCTCCCCCGGCGGCTTAAGCAGTTCCTGTTCGCGACGGCGGTGGCCAGCGCGCTGGGGGCCGGGCAGGCCAATGTGGTGGGGGCGTTCACTGTGTCCATGGCTGTGCAGGCGGGGTTCGACGCCGCCGGCGCGGGCCTGCTGCTGGGCGCCGCGAGTGTGGCCGGGATCCTAGCCCGCCCGCTGCTGGGGATCGCGGCGGACCGGGGGATCGGCGGTTCGATGGCCACGGTGGCGATGATGATGGGGGCCGGGAGCCTGGGGCTGCTGGGCATGGCGTCCGGATCCACGGTTGCGTACGCGGCTGGGGCCGTGGTGGCGTTCGGGCTGGGCTGGGGATGGAATGGCCTGGCCCATTACGTGGTTTCGCGTACGTCGCATCCGTTTACGGTCCAGGCCACGGGGATCACGCAGAGCGGAACGTACATCGGCGGGACGCTGGGGCCGTTGCTGTTCGGGGTCGTGTTCTCCCAGTTTCCGCCGGCCGTTGGCTGGACCCTCGCCGCGGCGGCCGCCGCAGCCGGGGCGGCGGCCTCGCTGGTCGCTTTTCGTTTGGAGAAGGGGCTGCGGGAGGACGCGGCGGCGGGTGGGTAGGGCGGAATGAGCGTAGCGGTGTACTCGCGCATCGCCGAGGTCATCCGCAACGGCCTCCTCACCCCCAGCTCCATGATCCCCACCGAAACCGAACTCGGCGCCGACATGAAAGTCAGCCGCACCGTGGTCCGCGAAGCCCTCATGCTCCTCGAGGAGGACGGGCTGATCAGGGCAGGCCGCGGCACCCGACGCTTCGTCTCGGACAGCCTCCCCCGCACCGGCATCGAACGCATCCGCCCCTTCGAGGAAGTCCTCGCGGGCCCTGGCCAGCGCCCCATCAGTAA harbors:
- a CDS encoding GntR family transcriptional regulator — translated: MSVAVYSRIAEVIRNGLLTPSSMIPTETELGADMKVSRTVVREALMLLEEDGLIRAGRGTRRFVSDSLPRTGIERIRPFEEVLAGPGQRPISNNWIGNVRNFALRALGK
- a CDS encoding MFS transporter, with translation MVAVLPVFLVGGLAVQLEQDLGMTPSALGAAVAAFWAVSALLSAPAGFVAGGLGLRRGVPLAVGLGFVALAGIAFVTPHWAWLIVWLGVAGAANALIHPLSNGLIVDQVAVRNRAFSFGLKQAAIPTATLTAGLSVPVFALTVGWAWTFALAALLAAFLVPVLLRTLPRGAPVRHRSGKAAREPLPRRLKQFLFATAVASALGAGQANVVGAFTVSMAVQAGFDAAGAGLLLGAASVAGILARPLLGIAADRGIGGSMATVAMMMGAGSLGLLGMASGSTVAYAAGAVVAFGLGWGWNGLAHYVVSRTSHPFTVQATGITQSGTYIGGTLGPLLFGVVFSQFPPAVGWTLAAAAAAAGAAASLVAFRLEKGLREDAAAGG